A single window of Streptococcus cristatus ATCC 51100 DNA harbors:
- the rpsA gene encoding 30S ribosomal protein S1, producing the protein MNEFEDLLNSVSQVEPGDVVTAEVLTVDANQANVAIAGTGVEGVLTLRELTNDRDADINDFVKPGDTLELLVLRQVVGKDTDTVTYLVSKKRLEARKAWDKLVGREEEVVTVKGTRAVKGGLSVEFEGLRGFIPASMLDTRFVRNTERFVGQEFDAKIKEVDPKENRFILSRREVVEAEAAAARAEVFGKLNVGDVVTGKVARITSFGAFIDLGGVDGLVHLTELSHERNVSPKSVVSVGDEIEVKVLDLNEEEGRVSLSLKATTPGPWDGVEQKLAAGDVVEGTVKRLTDFGAFVEVLPGIDGLVHISQISHKRVENPKDALKVGQEVTVKVLEVNAAAERVSLSIKALEERPAQEEGQKEEKRQSRPRRPRRQEKRDFELPETQTGFSMADLFGDIEL; encoded by the coding sequence ATGAATGAATTTGAAGATTTGCTAAACAGTGTTAGCCAAGTCGAGCCAGGTGATGTCGTTACTGCTGAAGTATTGACAGTGGATGCTAACCAAGCTAATGTTGCCATTGCTGGTACTGGTGTTGAAGGGGTTTTGACTCTGCGTGAGTTGACAAATGATCGTGATGCTGACATCAATGACTTTGTGAAACCAGGTGACACACTTGAATTGCTTGTTCTTCGTCAAGTAGTAGGTAAAGATACAGACACAGTTACTTACCTAGTATCTAAAAAACGTTTAGAAGCTCGCAAAGCATGGGACAAATTGGTTGGTCGTGAAGAAGAAGTTGTTACTGTTAAGGGCACTCGTGCTGTTAAAGGTGGACTTTCTGTTGAGTTTGAAGGACTTCGTGGATTTATTCCAGCTTCAATGCTCGATACTCGTTTCGTTCGCAACACTGAACGTTTTGTAGGTCAAGAATTTGATGCTAAGATCAAAGAAGTAGATCCAAAAGAAAACCGCTTCATCCTTTCACGTCGTGAAGTTGTTGAAGCAGAAGCTGCAGCAGCGCGTGCAGAAGTATTTGGTAAATTGAATGTTGGTGATGTTGTGACTGGTAAAGTTGCTCGCATCACAAGCTTCGGTGCTTTCATTGACCTTGGTGGTGTTGATGGTTTGGTTCACTTGACTGAACTTTCTCATGAGCGCAACGTTTCACCAAAATCTGTTGTTTCAGTTGGTGACGAAATCGAAGTGAAAGTTCTTGATTTGAACGAAGAAGAAGGCCGCGTGTCACTTTCACTTAAAGCTACAACTCCTGGACCATGGGATGGTGTTGAACAAAAACTTGCTGCTGGCGATGTAGTTGAAGGTACAGTAAAACGTTTGACTGACTTCGGTGCTTTCGTTGAAGTATTGCCAGGTATCGACGGACTTGTTCACATCTCACAAATTTCACACAAACGTGTTGAAAATCCAAAAGATGCTCTTAAAGTTGGTCAAGAAGTAACTGTTAAAGTTCTTGAAGTGAATGCTGCTGCTGAGCGTGTATCACTTTCTATCAAGGCTCTTGAAGAGCGTCCAGCTCAAGAAGAAGGCCAAAAAGAAGAAAAACGTCAATCTCGTCCACGTCGTCCACGTCGTCAAGAAAAACGTGACTTCGAGCTTCCAGAAACTCAAACTGGTTTCTCAATGGCTGATCTTTTCGGTGATATCGAATTGTAA
- a CDS encoding ABC-F family ATP-binding cassette domain-containing protein, producing the protein MIILQANKIERSFAGELLFDNINLQVDESDRIALVGKNGAGKSTLLKILVREEEPTSGQINKKRDLSLSYLAQDSRFESENTIYDEMLLVFDSLRQQEKRLRQMELQMGELSGEELTALMTQYDQLSEDFRQKGGFTYEADIRAILDGFKFDQSMWQMKISELSGGQNTRLALAKMLLEKPELLVLDEPTNHLDIETIAWLENYLVNYKGALIIVSHDRYFLDKVATITLDLTKHSLDRYVGNYSGFVIQKEQKLATEAKNYEKQQKEIAALEDFVNRNLVRASTTKRAQSRRKQLEKMERLDKPEIGSRSANMTFRSDKVSGNVVLTLEDAAIGYGEEVLSEPINLDIRKFNAVAIVGPNGIGKTTLIKSLIGQVPFIRGKEQLGANVEVGYYDQTQSKLTASNTVLDELWNDFKLTPEVEIRNRLGAFLFSGDDVKKSVGMLSGGERARLLLAKLSMENNNFLILDEPTNHLDIDSKEVLENALIDFDGTLLFVSHDRYFINRVATQIIELSETGSTLYLGDYDYYLEKKAEQEALREETEQVDFDKLVPANDYQLQKENQKEQRRLARRLEQLEAQIEDLDSQISQLQEAMQATNDANELMERQQQIDQLTAAQEEAMLEWEELAEKV; encoded by the coding sequence ATGATTATTTTACAAGCAAACAAGATTGAACGCTCTTTTGCAGGGGAGCTACTTTTTGATAATATCAACCTGCAGGTGGATGAGAGTGACCGGATTGCACTGGTCGGTAAAAATGGAGCTGGGAAGTCAACCCTGCTCAAGATTTTGGTGCGCGAGGAAGAGCCTACTTCTGGTCAGATCAATAAAAAACGAGACCTATCTCTGTCCTATCTGGCTCAGGACAGTCGCTTTGAGTCGGAGAATACCATCTACGACGAGATGCTGCTGGTCTTTGATAGTCTGCGTCAGCAAGAAAAACGCTTGCGGCAGATGGAGCTGCAAATGGGAGAGTTATCAGGAGAAGAGCTGACGGCTCTCATGACCCAGTACGACCAGCTGTCCGAGGACTTTCGCCAGAAGGGTGGTTTTACCTACGAGGCCGATATTCGAGCTATTTTGGATGGTTTCAAGTTTGACCAGTCCATGTGGCAGATGAAGATTTCTGAGCTTTCAGGCGGGCAGAATACCCGTCTGGCTCTGGCCAAGATGCTTTTAGAGAAGCCAGAGCTGTTGGTACTGGACGAGCCGACTAACCACTTGGATATCGAGACCATTGCTTGGCTAGAAAATTATTTGGTAAATTATAAAGGTGCTCTCATCATCGTCAGCCACGACCGCTATTTCCTAGACAAGGTTGCGACCATCACGCTGGACTTGACCAAGCATTCCTTGGATCGCTATGTGGGCAATTACTCCGGTTTCGTGATCCAAAAGGAGCAGAAGCTAGCCACTGAAGCCAAGAACTATGAAAAGCAACAGAAAGAAATCGCTGCGCTGGAGGACTTTGTTAATCGCAATCTAGTCCGGGCCTCCACAACCAAACGGGCTCAGTCCCGCCGTAAGCAACTGGAAAAGATGGAGCGTTTGGACAAACCAGAAATCGGCAGCCGCTCGGCCAATATGACTTTCAGATCTGATAAGGTTTCTGGAAATGTTGTGCTGACCTTGGAAGATGCAGCTATTGGCTACGGAGAGGAAGTCCTGTCGGAGCCGATTAACCTTGACATTCGTAAGTTCAATGCGGTAGCTATTGTCGGGCCAAATGGGATTGGAAAGACGACCTTGATTAAATCACTAATCGGTCAAGTTCCTTTCATCAGAGGCAAGGAGCAGCTGGGAGCTAATGTGGAAGTAGGCTACTATGACCAGACCCAGAGCAAACTGACTGCCAGCAATACGGTTCTTGATGAGCTATGGAATGACTTCAAGCTGACGCCAGAGGTCGAGATTCGCAATCGCTTAGGCGCTTTCCTCTTCTCGGGAGATGATGTCAAGAAGTCTGTCGGCATGCTGTCGGGTGGAGAGCGGGCGCGGCTGCTCCTAGCCAAGCTGTCTATGGAAAATAACAACTTCCTCATCCTAGACGAGCCGACCAACCACCTGGACATTGACAGTAAGGAAGTGCTGGAAAATGCCCTAATTGACTTTGACGGCACCCTGCTCTTTGTCAGTCATGACCGTTACTTTATCAATCGTGTAGCCACCCAGATTATCGAGCTCTCTGAGACGGGCTCTACCCTTTATCTGGGTGATTATGACTACTATCTGGAGAAAAAGGCAGAGCAGGAAGCCTTGCGTGAGGAGACGGAGCAGGTTGATTTTGACAAGCTTGTCCCTGCCAATGACTATCAGCTCCAAAAGGAAAACCAGAAAGAACAGCGTCGGCTGGCCCGCCGCTTAGAGCAATTGGAAGCGCAAATCGAGGACTTGGACAGTCAAATCAGTCAGCTTCAGGAAGCTATGCAGGCTACTAATGATGCCAATGAACTCATGGAGAGACAGCAGCAAATCGACCAGTTGACCGCCGCCCAAGAAGAAGCCATGCTAGAATGGGAAGAACTGGCGGAGAAGGTGTAG
- the lacF gene encoding PTS lactose transporter subunit IIA yields the protein MNREEVTLLGFEIVAYAGDARSKLLEALNAAQSGEFARAESLVEEANACIVEAHHAQTSLLTKEAAGEDLAYSVTMMHGQDHLMTTLLLKDLMKHMIELYKRGVK from the coding sequence ATGAATAGAGAAGAAGTAACATTACTTGGTTTTGAAATCGTAGCCTACGCGGGCGATGCTCGTTCCAAGTTGCTGGAAGCATTAAATGCAGCGCAGTCTGGAGAATTTGCCCGCGCTGAAAGTTTGGTGGAAGAAGCAAATGCTTGTATTGTCGAAGCGCACCATGCTCAGACCAGCCTTTTGACCAAAGAAGCTGCTGGTGAGGATTTGGCCTATAGCGTGACCATGATGCATGGTCAAGACCACCTGATGACAACCTTGTTGCTCAAGGATTTGATGAAACACATGATTGAACTATATAAAAGAGGAGTAAAATAA
- a CDS encoding PRD domain-containing protein encodes MYRIILPMNNNVALAKHENGEEVVLIGSGIAFNKKKGDPVLESKIEKVFRMRTEESKENFVALLKDVPLDFITVTYDVIDTLSKKYHYPVQEYIYVTLTDHIYCSYQALQQGRYKSSDLPDASGKYPIPYQIAQEAVAIYRERLLEAFPEDEINRIAYHFINAEGVSNPAGQGYLDQRKEILAAVEEELRKQGIKRTSDNSNFYDRFMIHLNYFLDYLDRSRDDNVSLLEMESQIKLTYPQAYQIGTSLYDIIAQKTGIDLYHSERVYLVLHIQRLL; translated from the coding sequence ATGTATCGAATCATACTTCCTATGAATAACAATGTTGCTCTAGCCAAACATGAAAATGGTGAAGAGGTTGTTCTGATTGGTAGTGGGATAGCATTCAATAAGAAAAAGGGTGATCCTGTTCTGGAAAGTAAGATTGAGAAAGTCTTTCGTATGAGAACGGAAGAGTCCAAGGAAAACTTTGTGGCCTTGCTCAAAGATGTTCCACTGGACTTTATCACAGTGACCTATGATGTGATTGACACGCTTTCCAAGAAATACCATTACCCAGTCCAGGAGTATATCTATGTCACACTGACGGACCATATCTACTGTTCTTATCAAGCGCTTCAGCAGGGGCGGTACAAGAGCAGTGACCTGCCAGATGCTTCAGGTAAATATCCCATTCCTTATCAAATTGCACAAGAAGCAGTGGCTATTTATCGGGAACGACTCTTAGAAGCCTTTCCGGAGGATGAAATAAATAGAATTGCTTATCACTTTATCAATGCAGAAGGGGTCTCCAATCCAGCAGGCCAGGGTTATTTGGATCAGCGGAAGGAAATTCTAGCTGCTGTAGAAGAAGAGCTAAGAAAACAGGGAATAAAAAGAACATCGGATAATAGCAACTTCTATGATCGGTTTATGATTCATCTCAATTACTTCTTAGATTACTTAGACAGAAGCCGAGATGATAATGTTTCACTGTTAGAAATGGAAAGTCAGATTAAACTGACCTATCCTCAAGCCTATCAAATTGGAACCAGCCTCTATGATATTATTGCCCAGAAAACTGGAATAGATTTGTATCATAGTGAGCGAGTTTATCTGGTCTTACATATTCAACGATTACTATAA
- the lacG gene encoding 6-phospho-beta-galactosidase — protein MTKSLPKDFIFGGATAAYQAEGATHTDGKGPVAWDKYLEDNYWYTAEPASDFYHKYPVDLKLAEEYGVNGIRISIAWSRIFPTGYGEVNPKGVEFYHNLFAECHKRRVEPFVTLHHFDTPEALHSNGDFLNRENIEHFVDYAAFCFEEFPEVRYWTTFNEIGPIGDGQYLVGKFPPGIQYDLAKVFQSHHNMMVSHARAVKLYKDKGYKGEIGVVHALPTKYPYDPENPADVRAAELEDIIHNKFILDATYLGHYSDVTLAGVNHILKVNGGQLDLRDEDFAALEVAKDLNDFLGINYYMSDWMRDFDGETEIIHNGKGEKGSSKYQIKGVGRRESPTHIPKTDWDWIIYPQGLYDQIMRIKKDYPNYKKIYITENGLGYKDEFVDNTVYDDARIDYVKQHLEVLSDAIADGANVKGYFIWSLMDVFSWSNGYEKRYGLFYVDFETQERYPKKSAHWYKKLAETQIIE, from the coding sequence ATGACAAAAAGCTTACCTAAAGATTTTATTTTCGGTGGTGCAACAGCAGCCTATCAAGCTGAGGGAGCAACCCATACAGATGGCAAAGGACCTGTTGCCTGGGATAAGTACCTAGAGGATAACTACTGGTACACGGCAGAACCTGCCAGTGACTTTTACCACAAATACCCTGTGGATCTGAAATTGGCTGAAGAGTATGGTGTCAATGGTATTCGGATTTCCATTGCCTGGTCACGGATTTTCCCGACGGGCTATGGCGAGGTCAATCCAAAAGGTGTGGAATTTTACCATAATCTTTTCGCAGAATGCCACAAGCGTCGTGTAGAACCTTTTGTGACCCTTCACCACTTTGATACACCAGAGGCTCTTCATTCAAATGGAGATTTCCTCAATCGGGAAAATATTGAGCACTTTGTGGACTATGCGGCTTTCTGTTTTGAAGAATTTCCAGAAGTTCGCTATTGGACGACTTTCAATGAAATTGGTCCCATTGGTGATGGTCAGTACTTAGTTGGGAAATTCCCTCCGGGTATCCAGTATGACTTGGCCAAGGTTTTCCAATCTCATCACAACATGATGGTCTCCCATGCCCGTGCTGTTAAGCTCTATAAGGACAAGGGCTACAAGGGTGAAATCGGTGTCGTTCATGCACTTCCTACAAAATATCCTTACGATCCAGAAAATCCAGCAGATGTCAGAGCAGCAGAGTTGGAAGATATTATCCATAACAAGTTTATCCTAGATGCGACTTATCTGGGGCACTATTCAGATGTAACTCTGGCAGGGGTGAATCATATCCTTAAGGTCAATGGTGGCCAGCTGGATCTGCGAGATGAAGACTTTGCGGCTTTAGAAGTAGCCAAAGACCTCAATGACTTCCTCGGCATCAACTACTATATGAGTGATTGGATGCGCGACTTTGATGGTGAAACAGAAATTATCCATAATGGAAAAGGCGAAAAGGGAAGCTCTAAGTACCAGATTAAGGGAGTAGGGCGCAGAGAATCTCCAACCCATATTCCGAAAACTGATTGGGATTGGATTATCTATCCGCAAGGCCTCTATGACCAGATCATGCGGATTAAGAAAGATTATCCAAACTACAAGAAGATTTATATCACAGAAAATGGTCTGGGTTATAAAGATGAATTTGTGGACAATACGGTTTACGACGATGCTCGGATTGACTACGTCAAGCAGCATTTGGAAGTTTTATCCGATGCGATTGCGGACGGGGCTAATGTTAAGGGCTACTTTATCTGGTCTCTGATGGATGTCTTTTCTTGGTCTAACGGTTATGAAAAACGCTACGGCTTATTCTACGTAGACTTTGAAACGCAGGAACGATATCCGAAGAAATCCGCTCACTGGTATAAGAAACTAGCTGAAACACAAATCATTGAATAA
- a CDS encoding membrane protein, which yields MKKKSIFKASFEESLNLEDDGFLQYLLKEQDKKVSKPPRNVFDYFKNSLLYGILTLIFPIGFNFLLLAFSTMLYSSDPKDLALPISNYNFLTAHVYVIGLLIWLLFVLIGKFIKPFFILPYRTHFHVITFLIWFVIEFDLAVLGLVLPFLKILGIFLLVCVLLALIYWMLRIELRSLAKRMYGEGQSPTLLDKIARGLAIYGVGVLGLGVIVNSIFKAFSISFSPSVTVFGLFICWILLNIGLIAMLIFMEFPYFLYAYYKWKYPEEYREWEGKTVEEWYGLRYLKEHSELVEKKIEN from the coding sequence ATGAAAAAGAAATCGATTTTTAAAGCAAGTTTTGAAGAGAGTTTAAATCTGGAAGATGATGGTTTTTTACAGTATCTATTGAAGGAGCAAGATAAAAAAGTGTCCAAACCTCCAAGGAATGTATTTGATTATTTCAAAAACTCTCTTTTGTATGGTATATTGACACTCATTTTCCCGATTGGATTCAACTTTTTATTATTAGCTTTTTCAACAATGCTTTATAGTAGTGACCCCAAAGATTTAGCCTTACCCATTTCTAATTATAATTTTTTAACGGCTCATGTTTATGTAATCGGGTTACTTATATGGCTTCTCTTCGTTCTAATTGGTAAATTTATCAAACCATTTTTTATCCTTCCATATAGGACTCATTTTCATGTCATAACGTTTTTGATTTGGTTTGTCATAGAGTTCGACCTCGCTGTTCTTGGTTTAGTATTGCCTTTTCTAAAAATTTTAGGAATTTTTCTTCTTGTTTGTGTTCTTTTAGCCTTAATTTATTGGATGTTAAGGATAGAACTTAGAAGTTTGGCAAAACGGATGTATGGAGAAGGTCAGTCCCCCACCTTACTTGATAAAATTGCTAGAGGCCTTGCTATATATGGAGTAGGGGTATTAGGATTGGGTGTGATTGTTAATTCTATTTTTAAAGCTTTTTCTATTAGTTTTTCACCTTCCGTAACTGTTTTTGGTCTCTTCATATGTTGGATTTTGTTAAACATTGGTTTAATTGCAATGCTTATTTTTATGGAATTTCCTTATTTCCTTTATGCTTACTATAAATGGAAATATCCTGAAGAATACCGCGAGTGGGAAGGGAAAACAGTAGAAGAATGGTATGGCTTGAGATATTTGAAAGAGCACTCAGAATTAGTAGAAAAGAAGATTGAGAATTAA
- a CDS encoding matrixin family metalloprotease — MRKEAAVKFIFNSIRFIVSLVWRLIWGLIWSVALSFLVLVGVFYFTTSTETGAEGLSQALRTTVTQVDQFLTHQGLSTGLQTSEGIQPNQLTDEHKGTGARWEKAGATVYIDTTNATLRSAYQEAINSWNQTGAFTFQIINDKEEADIVATEMNDGSVSAAGEAESKTNLLTNRFTHVTVRLNSYYLLDRRYGYSHERIVNTAAHELGHAIGLDHNEEESVMQSAGSFYSIQPADIQAVKDLYQS; from the coding sequence ATGAGAAAGGAGGCTGCCGTGAAGTTTATTTTCAATTCTATTAGATTCATAGTTAGCTTGGTTTGGCGGCTCATCTGGGGGCTTATTTGGTCTGTGGCACTCAGTTTTCTTGTTCTTGTAGGTGTTTTTTATTTTACTACTTCGACAGAGACGGGGGCAGAGGGATTATCGCAGGCTCTTCGAACTACTGTTACTCAAGTGGATCAATTTTTAACGCATCAAGGACTTTCCACTGGTCTTCAGACTAGTGAGGGAATTCAGCCCAATCAGCTGACAGATGAGCATAAAGGGACGGGAGCTCGCTGGGAGAAGGCTGGTGCTACGGTATATATCGATACCACGAATGCAACTTTACGTTCAGCCTATCAGGAGGCTATTAATTCCTGGAACCAGACAGGAGCTTTCACCTTTCAAATCATCAATGACAAAGAAGAAGCGGATATTGTTGCGACGGAGATGAATGACGGCAGTGTCAGTGCAGCTGGTGAGGCAGAGTCCAAGACCAACCTGCTGACCAATCGTTTCACCCATGTGACTGTTCGCCTTAATAGTTACTACTTGTTGGACAGACGCTATGGTTACTCTCATGAGCGGATTGTCAATACAGCAGCGCACGAATTGGGCCATGCTATCGGATTAGACCATAATGAGGAGGAATCAGTGATGCAGTCGGCAGGCTCATTTTATAGTATTCAGCCAGCAGATATCCAGGCTGTAAAAGACTTGTATCAATCATAA
- a CDS encoding lactose-specific PTS transporter subunit EIIC, with product MNKLIGLIEKGKPFFEKISRNIYLRAIRDGFIAGMPVILFSSIFILIAYVPNAWGFHWSKDIETFLMTPYSYSMGILAFFVGGTTAKALTDSVNRSLPATNQINFLSTMLASMVGFLLMAAEPAKDGGFLTAFMGTKGLLTAFIAAFVTVNVYKVCVKNNVTIRMPEEVPPNISQVFKDLIPFTVSVVLLYGLELLVKASLGVTVAESIGTLLAPLFSAADGYLGITLIFGAYAFFWFVGIHGPSIVEPAIAAITYANIDANLALVQAGQHADKVITSGTQMFIVTMGGTGATLIVPFLFMWICKSERNRAIGRASVVPTFFGVNEPILFGAPIVLNPIFFIPFIFAPIANVWIFKFFVDTLNMNSFSANLPWVTPGPLGIVLGTNFQLLSFVLAALLVVVDVVIYYPFVKVYDEQILEEERSGKANDALKEKVAANFNTAKADAILEKAGVDEEAPAQNNISEETNVLVLCAGGGTSGLLANALNKAAAEYNVPVKAAAGGYGAHREMLPEFDLVILAPQVASNFEDMKAETDKLGIKLAKTEGGQYIKLTRDGKGALAFVQEQFNN from the coding sequence ATGAACAAACTCATTGGACTTATTGAGAAAGGGAAGCCTTTCTTTGAGAAGATTTCTAGGAATATTTATCTTCGTGCTATTCGGGATGGCTTTATCGCTGGTATGCCAGTTATCCTCTTCTCATCTATCTTTATCTTGATTGCCTATGTGCCAAATGCATGGGGCTTCCATTGGTCTAAGGACATTGAAACTTTCTTAATGACCCCTTATAGCTATTCAATGGGGATTCTTGCTTTCTTTGTGGGCGGGACCACTGCAAAGGCTTTGACGGACTCTGTCAATCGCAGCCTGCCTGCGACCAACCAGATTAACTTCTTATCTACTATGCTGGCTTCTATGGTCGGCTTCCTCCTCATGGCCGCTGAGCCTGCCAAGGATGGTGGTTTCCTGACAGCCTTTATGGGAACAAAAGGTCTTTTGACAGCTTTCATCGCAGCCTTTGTGACCGTTAATGTCTACAAAGTTTGTGTGAAAAATAATGTCACCATTCGTATGCCAGAAGAAGTTCCACCCAATATCTCGCAAGTATTTAAAGACTTGATTCCATTTACTGTATCAGTTGTTCTGCTCTATGGTTTGGAACTGCTTGTTAAAGCAAGTCTGGGAGTAACCGTTGCAGAATCTATCGGAACGCTTCTTGCTCCACTCTTCTCAGCGGCAGATGGCTATCTGGGAATCACTCTTATCTTTGGTGCTTATGCCTTCTTCTGGTTCGTGGGAATTCACGGTCCGTCTATCGTTGAGCCTGCCATTGCTGCTATTACTTATGCCAATATCGATGCCAACTTGGCTCTAGTTCAAGCTGGTCAACATGCGGATAAGGTTATTACTTCTGGTACTCAAATGTTCATCGTTACTATGGGTGGTACTGGTGCGACCTTGATTGTTCCTTTCCTCTTCATGTGGATCTGTAAGTCTGAGCGTAACCGTGCAATTGGACGGGCATCTGTTGTCCCAACCTTCTTTGGTGTTAATGAGCCTATTCTCTTTGGTGCTCCAATCGTACTGAATCCGATTTTCTTTATTCCATTTATCTTTGCACCTATCGCAAACGTATGGATTTTCAAATTCTTTGTTGATACCTTAAACATGAACTCCTTCTCAGCCAACCTTCCTTGGGTGACACCTGGACCTCTGGGAATTGTGCTAGGTACCAACTTCCAGCTTCTGTCCTTTGTTCTTGCAGCCCTTCTTGTCGTAGTGGATGTGGTTATTTACTATCCATTTGTCAAGGTTTATGACGAACAAATCTTAGAAGAAGAACGTTCTGGCAAAGCCAACGATGCTCTTAAAGAAAAAGTAGCTGCTAACTTTAACACTGCTAAAGCGGACGCTATCCTTGAAAAAGCAGGAGTGGATGAAGAAGCTCCAGCGCAAAACAATATTAGCGAAGAAACCAATGTTCTGGTGCTCTGTGCAGGTGGTGGTACTAGTGGATTGCTGGCCAACGCTTTGAATAAAGCAGCAGCTGAATACAATGTTCCTGTCAAAGCAGCAGCGGGTGGCTACGGTGCTCACCGTGAAATGCTGCCTGAGTTTGACCTGGTTATCTTGGCCCCCCAAGTTGCCTCCAACTTTGAAGACATGAAGGCGGAAACTGATAAATTGGGTATCAAGCTGGCTAAGACTGAAGGCGGCCAATACATCAAACTAACCCGTGATGGTAAAGGGGCGCTTGCCTTCGTTCAGGAGCAATTTAACAACTAA
- a CDS encoding XRE/MutR family transcriptional regulator produces the protein MEDLGKVFRDFRLNGHYSLKEAAGQVCSTSQLSRFELGESDMTLSKFLDLLDNIHVTLENFMEKARNFQQHEHVAMMGKIIPLYYSNDIKGFQDLQAEQLEKAKASSAPLYYELNWILMQGLICQRDSQFRMRKEDLDKVADYLFQVEDWTMYELILFGNLYSFYDVDYVYRLGKEVMEREDYYKEIGRHKRLVLILALNCYQHCLESRSFDKASYFEAYVEKIIGKGIKLYERNVFLYLKGFAAYQKGKKKQGITQMQEAMHIFEVLNLPEQVAYYQEHFDKFVKA, from the coding sequence ATGGAAGATTTAGGCAAAGTTTTTCGTGATTTTCGTTTAAATGGGCATTATTCTTTGAAGGAAGCGGCGGGTCAGGTTTGCTCGACCTCTCAGCTGTCTCGTTTTGAGCTGGGAGAGTCGGACATGACCCTCTCGAAATTTTTAGATCTCTTGGATAATATTCATGTGACACTTGAGAATTTTATGGAAAAGGCAAGGAATTTCCAGCAGCATGAGCACGTGGCCATGATGGGTAAGATTATCCCTCTTTACTACTCAAATGACATCAAGGGATTTCAAGACTTGCAAGCGGAGCAGTTGGAAAAGGCCAAGGCCAGCAGTGCGCCTCTTTACTATGAGCTGAATTGGATTTTGATGCAGGGCTTGATTTGTCAGCGAGACAGCCAGTTTCGCATGAGGAAAGAGGATTTAGATAAGGTGGCTGATTATCTTTTCCAAGTGGAAGACTGGACTATGTATGAGCTGATTCTCTTTGGCAATCTCTATAGCTTTTATGATGTGGACTATGTCTACCGTTTGGGCAAGGAAGTCATGGAGCGGGAGGACTACTACAAAGAAATCGGTCGCCATAAGAGACTAGTCTTGATTCTAGCTCTCAATTGTTACCAGCACTGTTTGGAAAGTCGTTCTTTTGATAAGGCTAGTTATTTTGAGGCTTACGTAGAGAAAATTATTGGCAAAGGCATCAAACTCTATGAACGCAATGTGTTCCTCTATCTCAAAGGTTTTGCGGCTTATCAGAAGGGAAAGAAGAAGCAGGGAATCACGCAAATGCAGGAAGCCATGCACATCTTTGAAGTGCTGAATTTACCTGAGCAAGTCGCCTATTATCAAGAGCATTTCGATAAGTTTGTAAAAGCATAA